From the genome of Glycine max cultivar Williams 82 chromosome 2, Glycine_max_v4.0, whole genome shotgun sequence, one region includes:
- the LOC100797919 gene encoding MATH domain and coiled-coil domain-containing protein At3g58270: MVNELTTGVDFEKFSWKIEDFSKKNLMKLRSKPFKIRGCTWRLLVYPLRRDVNHFSVYLMVADSLPPYGWSRNTFFKLALINQVDRNKSIAKETQQKFNGGYRCWGSFFLNLTDFNNPKQGYLVRNTCIIEAHICVSDLAPKIQVHPNSSPIHDSCDQATEESSSDDRDTISPRTSGSSTAAEGEIQGSNNLTLRELIDFESLGAEEQAFIPLLEEVCIWHPNLIKCQRERTRRFRQWAFTSLGHVLHFLKTKRVKDINEEDIKYLHGLWKELVKSSGFDLAWLEPYVQLALGSRAYMERANQLKKLKDKVVALEIKMKRLRGELAAAEGEFEVARRGLSEVRRGFNEMDLNAAIGYAMF; encoded by the exons ATGGTGAATGAATTGACAACAGGTGTTGATTTTGAGAAATTCTCATGGAAAATTGAggatttctcaaaaaaaaatctcatgaaaTTGCGCTCCAAGCCTTTCAAAATCCGGGGTTGTACATG GAGGCTCCTTGTGTATCCACTGAGGAGGGATGTGAATCACTTTTCAGTGTATTTGATGGTTGCTGATTCTTTACCGCCGTACGGATGGAGCAGAAACACTTTTTTCAAGTTAGCTCTAATAAATCAGGTGGATAGGAATAAGTCTATAGCTAAAG AGACACAACAAAAGTTCAATGGAGGATATCGTTGCTGGGGTtcatttttcttgaatcttACTGATTTCAATAACCCAAAACAAGGGTATCTTGTGAGGAACACATGCATAATCGAAGCACACATATGTGTCTCCGATTTAGCACCTAAGATTCAAGTCCACCCAAATAGTTCTCCCATCCATGACTCTTGTGATCAAGCAACAGAAGAATCATCCTCAGATGATAGGGACACCATTAGTCCAAGAACCTCAGGATCTAGTACTGCAGCAGAAGGTGAAATTCAAGGCTCAAACAATTTGACACTAAGAGAACTCATAGATTTTGAGAGTTTAGGAGCAGAAGAACAAGCATTCATTCCACTCTTGGAAGAGGTTTGCATATGGCACCCTAATCTGATAAAGTGCCAAAGGGAAAGGACTAGAAGGTTTAGACAATGGGCCTTTACTTCTTTGGGCCATGTTTTGCATTTTCTCAAGACCAAAAGGGTTAAAGACATCAATGAAGAGGACATAAAGTACCTTCATGGCTTGTGGAAGGAACTTGTGAAGTCCTCAGGGTTTGACCTGGCTTGGCTGGAGCCATATGTTCAATTAGCATTGGGTTCGAGGGCATATATGGAAAGAGCAAACCAATTGAAGAAGCTGAAGGACAAGGTGGTTGCTTTGGAGATTAAGATGAAGCGGCTCAGGGGGGAACTTGCTGCTGCTGAAGGAGAGTTTGAAGTGGCAAGGAGAGGCTTGTCTGAAGTAAGAAGAGGCTTCAATGAGATGGATTTAAATGCTGCAATTGGTTATGCTATGTTTTGA